A section of the Candidatus Omnitrophota bacterium genome encodes:
- a CDS encoding DUF47 family protein: MILNFFPREISFFDLFDKQIGYAVDAAKLFNQIVSKGEINEESHKKIRELEHLGDEAAHSIIDQLNKTFITPFDREDIHTLTKEIDDVIDMINTIMNRLVIYKISGKDKNLIEFASVIENSVIAVACAVNGLRNMKNFKSVSESCVEINRLENVGDSMRDKALAELFEKEKNPIAVIKWKEIYQDAETVLDICEDVAHVVESLFVKQA, from the coding sequence ATGATTTTAAATTTTTTCCCAAGAGAAATTAGTTTTTTTGATTTGTTTGATAAGCAAATTGGTTATGCGGTTGATGCCGCGAAGCTTTTTAATCAAATAGTCTCTAAAGGCGAGATTAACGAAGAGTCGCATAAGAAAATAAGAGAGCTCGAACATCTGGGAGACGAAGCAGCGCATTCTATTATAGACCAGCTGAATAAGACTTTTATTACTCCTTTTGACCGGGAAGATATACATACTTTGACGAAGGAGATTGATGACGTCATTGATATGATTAATACAATTATGAACCGTTTAGTTATTTATAAAATATCAGGTAAGGATAAAAATCTTATTGAGTTTGCTTCGGTTATTGAAAATTCAGTTATTGCTGTTGCTTGTGCGGTGAATGGTTTAAGGAATATGAAGAATTTTAAATCTGTTTCTGAGTCTTGCGTTGAGATTAACCGTCTTGAGAATGTAGGGGACTCTATGAGAGATAAGGCGCTCGCCGAACTTTTTGAAAAAGAAAAAAATCCCATAGCGGTAATTAAATGGAAAGAGATTTATCAAGATGCAGAAACAGTCCTTGATATCTGCGAAGACGTTGCGCATGTAGTTGAATCTTTGTTTGTAAAACAGGCTTAA
- a CDS encoding ATP-binding protein: protein MIKFFLSQMDYILFVYGLSFIVIAVISLLLFVSHKEKWLWKWLAWFGFFQGIYAWLNLLTLHTISNEIFNVVTIFFLIVSLVCFFESGRWYIEKSYGRLFSRWVYIPAFLLLILGWHLDGITGVNVFSRYIFGAIGGLLVAFVFFKVSKTNIFKRTRSSFVLPQVIILVLFSLSQIIVPYAKFPPANFINQDAFFQVTGIPIQLIRALVILISALFLWLYFRSAEVLPVASKSKKEKYIIAGLVYVILFFGWIITEQIGEYYKKEINHNLLRDAKIVSSAVNPRRIKNLSGSDADIGKEDYERIKEQLFEVLKSSPEQRYAYLLGYKDGKIFFYVDAEPVDSSGFAPPGESYKDFPLELISCFVKGDSKVIGPYKDKWGDWVSAFVPVRDFQTKEILAVLGVDTMVSKWENLVYNYRLSGIAISFILFVFFGVFVLIIQLRIISAEALVENEIKFRKLFENSFDAVMMLDSRGIFDFNPAALRMFRITDKNKIIGLNPGILSPPHQPDGMDSVALASRRINEAMENGSCQFEWLHQRSDGSNFITEVRLSAFDLFGRSVVQAIVLDISERKRQEEKIRQAAEEWQRTFDSIPDLVFIMDTESHIVKANKAFIDIFGENGKPDNFIGKKCYEIIHKSTEHWPTCPLKGTIDSRKSVTAEVDDLQIGRPLLVTTAAVLDDAGNVINIVHSAKDITEIKKAQVALQEANKKLEEINLRKSIFVANVSHEFKNPLAIINESLGLIIDRIAGEISQKQESLIRTAKENIERLTRLVTDLLDVSKIESGKMGLRKEQLDISVLLKEILPVYEREIWKKQLSLKEEVAAGAGLVWADRDKLTEVIINLLNNAIKYTLPGGSIDIKLSGVEKEIRFEIFNSGEGIPDEYKEKIFDKFERITSEKEEGTGLGLPIAKDIIELHKGKLWVESEFGKGSKFIFTLPRA from the coding sequence ATGATTAAATTCTTCTTAAGTCAGATGGATTACATCCTTTTTGTTTACGGCTTAAGTTTTATCGTTATAGCCGTAATTTCGCTGCTGTTGTTTGTCTCCCATAAAGAAAAATGGCTTTGGAAATGGCTTGCGTGGTTTGGTTTTTTCCAAGGGATATATGCCTGGCTCAATTTGTTGACATTGCATACCATTAGCAATGAAATATTCAATGTTGTTACTATTTTTTTCTTGATAGTTTCTTTAGTCTGTTTTTTTGAATCTGGAAGATGGTATATAGAAAAAAGTTATGGACGTTTGTTCAGCAGGTGGGTTTATATTCCAGCATTTCTATTGCTTATTTTAGGCTGGCATCTTGATGGTATAACAGGTGTCAATGTATTTTCCCGGTATATTTTTGGTGCAATAGGAGGCCTTTTAGTTGCTTTTGTATTTTTCAAGGTTTCTAAAACGAATATATTTAAAAGGACAAGAAGCAGTTTTGTATTGCCTCAAGTAATTATTTTGGTGCTATTTTCTTTGAGCCAAATTATTGTCCCTTATGCGAAGTTCCCTCCGGCAAATTTTATTAATCAGGATGCTTTCTTTCAGGTCACAGGTATACCTATACAGTTAATTAGGGCACTAGTTATTTTAATTTCCGCTTTGTTCCTGTGGTTATATTTTCGTTCAGCAGAAGTATTACCCGTTGCTTCCAAATCCAAGAAGGAGAAATACATAATTGCAGGATTGGTTTACGTTATATTATTCTTTGGTTGGATAATTACTGAGCAGATCGGAGAGTATTACAAGAAGGAAATCAATCACAACTTGCTTAGAGACGCAAAAATTGTATCTAGCGCTGTTAATCCCCGGCGCATAAAGAATCTCAGCGGTTCAGATGCTGATATAGGAAAAGAAGATTATGAAAGAATCAAAGAACAGCTTTTTGAAGTCCTTAAGAGTTCTCCTGAGCAAAGATATGCTTATTTGTTAGGCTACAAAGATGGGAAAATTTTCTTTTATGTTGATGCTGAGCCTGTTGATTCTTCTGGCTTTGCTCCTCCGGGAGAAAGCTATAAGGATTTCCCACTGGAATTAATCAGTTGTTTTGTGAAAGGTGATAGTAAGGTTATAGGCCCTTATAAAGATAAATGGGGTGATTGGGTTTCTGCTTTTGTCCCAGTCAGGGATTTTCAGACTAAAGAAATACTCGCGGTGTTAGGCGTGGATACCATGGTGTCAAAATGGGAAAACCTCGTATATAATTACAGGCTTTCCGGTATAGCGATTTCTTTCATTCTATTCGTATTTTTCGGAGTTTTTGTACTTATTATTCAGCTGCGAATTATTTCTGCAGAGGCTTTAGTTGAAAATGAAATTAAATTCCGTAAATTGTTTGAAAATTCCTTTGACGCGGTAATGATGCTTGATAGTAGGGGAATTTTTGATTTCAATCCCGCGGCTTTAAGAATGTTTCGTATTACCGATAAAAATAAGATAATTGGCTTAAATCCCGGAATACTTTCTCCACCTCATCAGCCTGATGGCATGGATTCGGTTGCATTAGCTTCTCGGCGTATTAATGAAGCAATGGAGAATGGTTCTTGCCAGTTTGAGTGGTTGCATCAGAGGTCAGATGGGAGTAATTTTATAACAGAAGTAAGGCTTTCAGCTTTTGATTTATTCGGCCGCAGTGTTGTCCAGGCAATTGTTCTTGATATCAGTGAGCGCAAGCGCCAGGAAGAAAAGATAAGGCAGGCAGCGGAAGAATGGCAGCGCACATTTGATTCTATACCTGACCTTGTTTTTATTATGGATACAGAATCGCACATTGTTAAGGCAAATAAAGCTTTTATTGATATTTTTGGCGAAAATGGCAAGCCTGATAATTTTATCGGGAAGAAATGTTATGAGATTATTCATAAATCCACGGAACATTGGCCGACTTGCCCTTTAAAGGGCACTATTGATAGTAGAAAATCTGTTACGGCTGAAGTGGATGATTTACAGATAGGCAGGCCTTTGTTAGTTACAACAGCAGCTGTGTTGGATGATGCTGGCAATGTTATAAATATAGTACATTCCGCAAAAGATATTACCGAGATTAAAAAAGCACAGGTTGCCTTGCAGGAGGCGAACAAGAAGCTTGAGGAGATTAATTTGCGCAAATCAATCTTTGTGGCAAATGTATCGCATGAATTTAAGAATCCTCTTGCTATAATCAACGAATCATTGGGGCTTATCATTGATAGAATCGCCGGAGAAATAAGCCAAAAGCAGGAAAGCTTGATAAGGACTGCGAAAGAAAATATTGAACGCCTGACGCGTTTAGTAACTGACCTTTTGGATGTTTCTAAGATTGAATCAGGGAAGATGGGATTAAGAAAAGAACAGCTCGATATATCAGTATTATTGAAAGAAATCCTGCCTGTTTATGAGAGGGAGATTTGGAAGAAACAGCTTAGCCTTAAGGAGGAAGTTGCAGCAGGCGCAGGGTTAGTTTGGGCTGATAGGGACAAGTTGACAGAAGTTATAATAAATCTTTTAAACAACGCGATTAAATATACTCTCCCTGGAGGAAGCATTGATATAAAACTAAGCGGGGTTGAAAAAGAAATACGTTTTGAGATTTTTAATTCCGGTGAAGGGATACCGGATGAATACAAAGAAAAAATATTTGATAAGTTTGAAAGGATTACTTCGGAAAAAGAAGAAGGAACAGGCCTTGGCCTTCCAATAGCCAAGGATATAATTGAACTTCATAAGGGAAAACTTTGGGTAGAGAGCGAATTTGGTAAAGGCAGTAAGTTTATATTTACCCTTCCAAGAGCTTGA